The genomic window AGCATCACGAGCCCGGCGACGGCCGCGACTGCCCCGAGAACCCGGAGGGCGCCGCCGGACCGCCGCTCGCGGCGATCAGCCGACGGCCCGCGGGTGCCCGAGACCATCAGTACCGGTAGTGGTCGACCTTGTACGGCCCCTGCGGGTCGACGCCGATGTAGGCCGCCTGTCGCGGGGTCAGCTCGGTGAGCCGAGCGCCGAGGGCGTCGAGGTGCAGGCGCGCGACCTTCTCGTCGAGCAGCTTCGGCAGCACGTGCACGCCCAGCGGGTAGTGCTCGAGACGCGTGTGCAGCTCCATCTGCGCGAGCACCTGGTTGGTGAACGAGGCGCTCATCACGAACGAGGGGTGCCCGGTGGCGTTGCCGAGGTTCATCAGGCGGCCCTCGCTGAGCACGAGGATGCTGCGGCCCGTGGGCAGGCGCCACTCGTGCACCTGCGGCTTGATCTCGATGCGCTCGGCACCGGCGAGCGACTCGAGGCCCGCCATGTCGATCTCGTTGTCGAAGTGGCCGACGTTGGCCACGATCGCGAGGTGCTTGAGCCCCTGCAGCTGCTCGACCGTGACGACGTTCTCGTTGCCGGTCGCCGTCACGAGGATGTCGATCTGGTCGAGGTGGTCGTCGAGGCGCCCGACCTGGAAGCCGTCCATGGCGGCCTGGAGGGCCGTGATCGGGTCGACCTCGGAGACGATCACCCGCGCGCCCTGCCCGCGGAGGGCATCCGCCGAGCCCTTGCCCACGTCGCCGTAGCCGCAGACGAAGACGGTCTTGCCGCCCATGAGCACATCGGTCGCGCGGTTCAGGCCGTCGGGCAGGGAGTGGCGGATCCCGTACTTGTTGTCGAACTTCGACTTCGTGACCGAGTCGTTGACGTTGATCGCGGGGAACAGGAGCCCGCCCGCGCGGTGCAGCTCGTAGAGGCGGTGGACGCCGGTGGTGGTCTCCTCCGTGACGCCGAGGATGCCGCGGCCCACGCGCGTCCAGCGCTGCGGGTCGGCGGCGAGCGACGCGCGGAGGGCATCCAGGATCACCCGGTACTCGGCGCTGTCGCCCTCGGCGGTCTCGGGGACGGAGCCCGCGGCCTCGAACTCGGTGCCCTTGTGCACGAGCAGGGTGGCGTCGCCGCCGTCGTCGAGGATGAGCGTCGGGCCGTCATGACCGGTCGCGGACCAGTCGAAGATCTGCTGGGTGGCCCACCAGTACTCCTCGAGCGTCTCGCCCTTCCAGGCGAAGACGGGGGTGCCCTCGGGCTTCTCGGGGGTGCCCGTCGGACCGACGACGACCGCGGCCGCCGCTTCATCCTGCGTGGAGAAGATGTTGCAGCTCGCCCAGCGCACCTCGGCGCCGAGCGCCACGAGGGTCTCGATGAGCACCGCGGTCTGCACCGTCATGTGCAGCGAGCCGGCGATGCGCGCGCCCCTCAGGGGCTGGTGCGGGCCGAACTCCTCGCGCAGGGCCATGAGGCCCGGCATCTCGTGCTCGGCGAGGCGCAGCTGGTGCCGCCCCGCCTCGGCGAGCTGCAGGTCGCGCACCTTGTAGTCGATGCCGCCCCGCACGTCGGCGGTGAGGATGGTGTGCTGCGCGGGCGCGCCGGTGTCGATGGCCATGCCCTCATTCTCGCAGGCCCGCGCCCGAGGGCGGGCTGTGCATGACGAGCGCGGATGCTGCGCTCAGGCGCGGATGAGCGCGAGCACCTCGTCGCGCAGCACCTGCATGGTGCTCGCCGTGGCCGCCTCGGCGTTGAGCCGCAGCAGGGGCTCGGTGTTGGAGGGGCGCACGTTGAACCACCAGAAACCGTCATCGGCGGTGCCCGTGACGGTCAGCCCGTCGAGCTCGTCGAACTCGCCGCGCCCGGTGAAGGCCTCGACGATGCGCGTGTAGGCGGCGGGCACGTCGGTGACGGTCGAGTTGATCTCTCCGCTCGCCGTGTAGGGCGTGAACTCCGCCGCCAGCGCCGAGAGCGGGCCCTCGTACTCGCCGAACTGGGCGATGAGGTGCATGGCCGCGAGCATGCCGTTGTCCGCCCCCCAGAAGTCGCGGAAGTAGTAGTGGGCGGAGTGCTCGCCGCCGAAGATGGCGCCCGTCTCGCGCATCCTGTCCTTGATGAGCGAGTGCCCCACGTTGGTGCGGACCGGGGTCGCGCCGGCTGCCTCGATCGTCTCGGCGACGACGCGCGAGGTGATGAGGTTGTGGATGACGTGGATCTCACCCTGCTCGCCGGCCGCGCGCACGCGGGTGATCTCGCGCAGGGCGACGATCGCCGCGACGGCGCTCGGGGTCACCGGCTCCCCGCGCTCGTCGATGACGAAGCAGCGGTCGGCGTCGCCGTCGAAGGCGAGCCCGAGGTCGGCGCCGTGCTCGAGCACCGCGGCCTGCAGATCGCGCAGGTTCTCGGGCTCCAGAGGATTCGCCTCGTGGTTCGGGAAGGTGCCGTCGAGCTCGAAGTACAGCGGGATGATCTCGAGCGGGAGCGCGGGGAGGCCGGCGGCCGTTCCGAGGACGGCGGGCACGGTCATCCCGCCCATGCCGTTGCCGGCGTCGACGACGATGCGCAACGGGCGAACGGCGGAGAGGTCGACCAGCTCGCGCAAGTAGGCGGCGTAGTCGGCGAGCACGTCGCGTTCGGAGTAGCCGCCGGGCTCGGCGACGGCGGGGATGGCGCCCTCGCCGAGGTAGGCCGAGGCGCGGTCGCGGATGCCCGCGAGGCCGGTGCCGATGCTGATGCCCTGAGCGCCCGCGCGCGAGAACTTGATGCCGTTGTACGTGGCGGGGTTGTGGCTCGCCGTGAACATCGCCGCGGGTGCGTCGTAGCGGCCGGAGGCGAAGTAGGACTCGTCGGTCGAGCAGAGGCCGAGGTTCACGACGGCCGCGCCCCTGGCCTGCGCGCCGCGGGCGAAGGCGGCCACGAAGACCGGCGAGGAGTCGCGCATGTCGTGGCCCACGACCACCTCGGAGCCGGCCGCGCCGATCTCGTCCACGAAGCCGGCGCCGAGGGCCTCGACGACCTCCTCGGTGAGCTGCGAGCCGACGAGGCCTCGCACGTCGTAAGCCTTGATGAATGCGCTGAGATCGGGTGCGGTGGTCACAGGGAGGAACCTACCGGAGCACGGTGGCGCCCGGGGCTCCGCGGGGGTCGGGGCTCCGCGGGGGGTCGCGGCGCGCTGCGGTCGTGAGACGGGTCAGCCGGCCTCGCCGAGCGCGGAGTAGCGCACGACCTGCCAGCCCTGCGGCGCCGAGAGGCTCTGCGAGTGGCGCTCGCAGAGGTCGTAGCCGTGCGGCTCGGGTCGCCCGCTCAGCGGCCCGAGCACGGCCATCGAGTCGGCGTAGACGTAGGTCAGGGTACTGACCGCGCGCTCGCTGCACGCGACCCTGCTGCATACCCGAGCGCTCATCGCCGCCCAGCATACGGCGGCACTACCCTGGAGCCATGCCGTTTCCGTCGCGTCGTCCGCGCTCCTCGCGCCGGGACGCCCCCGGAGCCGCGGGAGCGGACTCCGGCGCGACGGCGAAGCCGACGCCGCCGAGCGCCCGGGCCCGGGCGCGGCACGGCCGCGGCGGGCGATCCCTCGTGACCGGCGCCCATCTGCCGCCCGTGCACACGCGGCGCGACCTCTTCGAGACGACCGTGCAGTCCTCGGCCGACTATCTGCAGGATCTCTGGCCCGACGAGCTGGCCACCCTGCGCATCGAGGTGCTGCCGATGCCCGACCAGCCCGTTGGGGTGCGCGGCGTCGCGCGGTGGCGGGTGCTGCCCGAGCACTCGCTCGTGGTTCTGTACCGCATCCCGATCGAGCGCATGAGCCGACTGCACCGCGACGACGACTGGCACCGGCGCCTCATGATCGAGTCGTGCGTCTTCCGCGCGGTCGGGGAGCTCATCGGCAAGGACCCGTGGGATCTCGCCCCTGATCGGTTCCGGCACTGGTGAGAGGCCGCGCGGCGACCGCTCGGCGCGCATCGGCTCAGGGGTAGATCGT from Microcella daejeonensis includes these protein-coding regions:
- a CDS encoding phosphomannomutase/phosphoglucomutase, with translation MTTAPDLSAFIKAYDVRGLVGSQLTEEVVEALGAGFVDEIGAAGSEVVVGHDMRDSSPVFVAAFARGAQARGAAVVNLGLCSTDESYFASGRYDAPAAMFTASHNPATYNGIKFSRAGAQGISIGTGLAGIRDRASAYLGEGAIPAVAEPGGYSERDVLADYAAYLRELVDLSAVRPLRIVVDAGNGMGGMTVPAVLGTAAGLPALPLEIIPLYFELDGTFPNHEANPLEPENLRDLQAAVLEHGADLGLAFDGDADRCFVIDERGEPVTPSAVAAIVALREITRVRAAGEQGEIHVIHNLITSRVVAETIEAAGATPVRTNVGHSLIKDRMRETGAIFGGEHSAHYYFRDFWGADNGMLAAMHLIAQFGEYEGPLSALAAEFTPYTASGEINSTVTDVPAAYTRIVEAFTGRGEFDELDGLTVTGTADDGFWWFNVRPSNTEPLLRLNAEAATASTMQVLRDEVLALIRA
- a CDS encoding DUF3499 family protein gives rise to the protein MSARVCSRVACSERAVSTLTYVYADSMAVLGPLSGRPEPHGYDLCERHSQSLSAPQGWQVVRYSALGEAG
- a CDS encoding metallopeptidase family protein, whose translation is MPFPSRRPRSSRRDAPGAAGADSGATAKPTPPSARARARHGRGGRSLVTGAHLPPVHTRRDLFETTVQSSADYLQDLWPDELATLRIEVLPMPDQPVGVRGVARWRVLPEHSLVVLYRIPIERMSRLHRDDDWHRRLMIESCVFRAVGELIGKDPWDLAPDRFRHW
- the ahcY gene encoding adenosylhomocysteinase codes for the protein MAIDTGAPAQHTILTADVRGGIDYKVRDLQLAEAGRHQLRLAEHEMPGLMALREEFGPHQPLRGARIAGSLHMTVQTAVLIETLVALGAEVRWASCNIFSTQDEAAAAVVVGPTGTPEKPEGTPVFAWKGETLEEYWWATQQIFDWSATGHDGPTLILDDGGDATLLVHKGTEFEAAGSVPETAEGDSAEYRVILDALRASLAADPQRWTRVGRGILGVTEETTTGVHRLYELHRAGGLLFPAINVNDSVTKSKFDNKYGIRHSLPDGLNRATDVLMGGKTVFVCGYGDVGKGSADALRGQGARVIVSEVDPITALQAAMDGFQVGRLDDHLDQIDILVTATGNENVVTVEQLQGLKHLAIVANVGHFDNEIDMAGLESLAGAERIEIKPQVHEWRLPTGRSILVLSEGRLMNLGNATGHPSFVMSASFTNQVLAQMELHTRLEHYPLGVHVLPKLLDEKVARLHLDALGARLTELTPRQAAYIGVDPQGPYKVDHYRY